Genomic window (Salinibacterium sp. M195):
GCGGGAGCGGCCGCAGCGCTATTGTTCGGTGCCAACGTCGTCGCGGGTTCGATCGCTGGCTCGCTTGTGGCAGCCATTTTGATCGGGATGCTCGGGGCGAAGGCTCGCGATCGAAACTCGATTATTGGTGTGCTCATGCCGTTTGGGATGGGTTTGGGCATCCTGTTTCTGGCGCTCTACCCCGGACGCAGCGGAAACAAGTTTGGGCTCCTCACCGGCCAGATCATTTCTGTGGATGGCGAGCAACTCGGTTTGTTGATCGTCATTAGCCTCGTGGTGCTTGGCGCCCTGTTCGTGGTGTGGCGTCCGCTCACTTTTGACAGTCTTGATCCTGAGGTTGCGGCAGCTCGTGGAGTGCCGTCGCGATTACTTTCGCTTGGCTTCATGGTGCTGCTTGGCCTCATGGTCGCGGTTGCCGTGCAGATCATTGGTGCCCTGTTGGTCATGGCGCTGCTGGTCACGCCGGCTGCTGCCGCAATGCGGGTGTCGTCGTCGCCGCGCATGGTTCCCGTGCTCAGCATGATCTTCGGATTCGTGGCGGCAACGGGTGGTGTCTTGCTGGCACTGGGCGGCTCGCTGCCGATTAGTCCGTACATCACGACGATTTCGTTCCTGATCTACCTGGTCTGTCGGGTGGTGGGAGCGCGCCGCGGCCGCAGTCGTCAGCACAGCGTGAGCCGAGCATCCGGAGTGCAATTGGTCACCGCGAGTTCAAGGGGCAAAAGTTAGAATGGCAACCATGAAGCGCAATACGTGGCAGCGGGAAGCTGTGCGGGATGCTCTGACCGAGTCAGAGGGATTTGTGAGCGCTCAGGCGCTGCACGGTGCGTTGCGCGATGCCGGTAGCTCAATCGGTCTGGCCACCGTCTATCGTGCCTTGGCAGATCTGGCCGGAGCTGGCGATGCTGACTCGCTGCAGCAAGACGGCGAAAGCCTTTTTCGGGCCTGCACGCCCGATTCGCACCATCATCATCTGATTTGCCGTGAGTGCGGAACAACCGTCGAAATCAAGGCGGATGCCGTAGAACAGTGGGCCAAAAACGTGGCGGCCGAGCATGGTTTCACCCAGCCGCATCACATCGTCGATGTCTTCGGCTTGTGCCCGGCGTGCTCTAGCACGTAACATATACCGTTGATCGAGTGGTTTCTTCCACTCTCGCACGCACATCCCACCCTGATTGATGCGGTGCTTTCTTGTGAAAGTACAGCGTTGAGAAGAACGCAGTGTGTGTGCCGACAAGTGATCTTGGGTAAGGCTTAGTCCTTACGGTAACTAGAACAGGAGTATGACCATGGCAGCAACCTGCCAAGTGACCGGCGCCATTCCCGGCTTCGGACACGCAATCTCGCACTCGCACCGTCGCACGAAGCGTCGTTTCGACCCGAATATCCAGAAGAAGACGTACTACGTACCGTCGCTTCGCCGCAAGGTAACCCTTCAGTTGTCCGCAAAGGGCATCAAGGTAATTGACGCTCGTGGCATCGAATCCGTTGTCAAGGACCTCCTTGCACGTGGGGAGAAAATCTAATGGCTAAGGCACAGGACGTACGTCCGATCATCAAGCTTCGTTCAACTGCTGGAACGGGCTACACCTACGTGACGCGCAAGAACCGTCGCAACAACCCCGACCGCCTCGTGCTGAAGAAGTACGACCCAGTGGTTCGCAAGCACGTTGAATTCCGCGAGGAGCGCTAAATATGGCTAAGAAGAGCAAGATTGCAAAGAACGAACAGCGCAAGGTCATCGTTGCGCGTTACGCCACACGTCGTCTCGAGCTGAAGAAGGCTCTCGTCGACCCAGCAGGAACTGACGAGTCACGCGAGGCTGCACGCCTCGGACTTCAGAAGCTTCCCCGCGATGCTTCGCCGATCCGCGTACGCGGTCGCGATGCCATTGATGGACGTCCCCGTGGATACCTCAGCCAGTTTGGTGTTTCCCGTGTTCGCTTCCGTGAAATGGCTCACCGGGGCGAGTTGCCCGGAATTACCAAGTCAAGCTGGTAGATTCCAAGCGGTTCCGACGTTTTCTAACGTTTCGGAACAACTAACTGCACAACGTCCCGAGGAGGACCACTATGGCTGACAAGTCGCTAAACCGTACTGAATTCGTAGCGGCGGTTGCCGCACAGTCTGGCCAGAGCCAGGCTGCCGTATCCGGCGTCGTTGACGCTTTCTTCGCAGTGCTGTCCGAATCGGTCGGCAACGGAGTTAAGGTTTCGATCCCAGGTTGGATGGCTGCAGAGCAGACATTCCGCGAGGCTCGTACCGGCCGCAACCCGCAGACGGGTGAAGCAATCCAGATCAAGGCCAGCAACGGCGTAAAGCTCAGCGCAGGCAGCAAGCTCAAGGCAGCAGCCAAGGGCTAAGTAGCAACTCTAAAAAGGGCGACATCCTTCGGGATGTCGCCCTTTTTGTATCCCGGCGCCAACGGCAGGCCTCAGCCGGTGCCAGCCGGGCACACTCCCGGATAACCGCGAGTACTCTTGAGTAGTGCTTCGATTTAGCCGGATAGCCGGACCCGCCATGCTGCTGGCTGTTGCTTTTGTTGTTGTTGTCGCGGGGCTTCAGTTCGGCGGCGGCGCACAGGCCCCAATTCTGCTCGATCCGGGTGCGGTGGTTCGGTGGGGGCTTCCGATCTCGAAACTGTTCGTCAACCTCGGGCTTGCCGCCACCATTGGTGGTCTCATGATCGCGATTTTTGCGATGAGCCCCAAGCGTGACGAGTTCAACCTCACTCTCGACTTCGCCGCTGCCGGCGCTGCTGTGTGGGCCGTGGCCTCCGCTTTTACCGGGTTTTTCACCTTTTTGGCCGTGCGCAACCAGCCGATCGACTTTTCTAGCGCCTTTGGTGACGTTCTCGCGAGTTTTCTGACCGTTACCGAGCTAGGGCAAGCCTGGCTTGCCACCGTGCTGATAGCGGCCATCGTGACGGTGCTCTGTTTTGCCGTGCGCAACATGAGTGGCCTTGTTTTCGTGCTCGTGCTCTCCGTTGCCGGGCTTATCCCGATGGCGCTGCAAGGACATAGCGGTGGCACCGCCGACCACGACGCGGCGACCAGCGCCATCTTCTTGCACCTCGTGTTCGCGGCGCTGTGGCTCGGAGGGCTTCTCGCGATCGCGATCGCTCGCTCGACCCTCACCAAGGAACGACTCACTCTTGTATTGCGCCGTTACTCCTCGATAGCGCTCGTGAGTTTCATCGTCGTAGCCGCCTCCGGTTATGTCAGTGCCGAGATCAGGGTCGAGAATCTGAGCAACCTGCTCTCCCCCTATGGCCTTCTTGTGCTCGTCAAGGTCTTCGCCCTCATTGTGCTTGGGCTCTTCGGCGCCATCTATCGCAACTATGCAATTGGTCGCCTCGAGAAGAGTCCCCGCAAGAGCCGCGGCTGGTTCTGGTGGATCGTCTCGGCAGAGCTTGCATTCATGGGCCTCGCCTCCGGTGCGGCAGCAGCCCTCGCCGCTACTCCAACCCCCGTTCCCGAGATCGTGGCGGCGGACATCCCCGACTCCTCCCCCGCGGCCTATCTCACCGGCTCACCACTTCCTCCGCCAGTGTCAGCAAGCAATCTCTTTAGTCTGTGGAGTTTCGACCTCATCTGGGTACTGATCTGTGGCTTCGCGATCTTCTTCTACCTTGCCGGTGTCTGGCGTTTGCATAAGCGCGGAGACAGCTGGCCTGTCCACCGCACCGTCCTGTGGGTTACTGGAATGCTGCTGCTGTTCTACATCACCAACGGTGGCGTGAACGTCTACGAGGGCTACCTGTTCTCGATGCACATGCTCGGACACATGACCCTCGGAATGATGATTCCGGTGCTCCTTGTTCCCGGAGCGCCAATAACGCTCGTGATGCGCGCGGTCGCCAAACGCACCGATGGCAGCCGCGGGGCCCGTGAGTGGATCCTGCTAATCGTGCACTCCCGCTATATGGCTGTTATCGGGCATCCGGTCGTTGCCGCAGCGATCTTTGTGGTCTCGTTGTGGGTCTTCTACTACACGCCGCTGTTCCGCTGGGCATCCACCGACCATGTCGGGCATGAGTGGATGATCATCCACTTCCTCGCCTCTGGATACCTGTTCGTGCAAGCGCTCATCGGAGTCGATCCGTCGCCGCACCGGCCTGCGTTCCCCATCCGGCTCCTGATCCTGCTGGCCACCATGGCATTCCATGCCTTCTTCGGGCTCGGTCTCATGACGGGAACCGGTTTGCTTCTTGCCGATTGGTACGGCGCGATGGGCTGGGACACCGGCGTGAGCGCGCTTCAAGATCAGCGCATCGGTGGTGGAATCGCGTGGAGTGTTGGCGAAATTCCGACGATCTCGCTCGCGATCGCCGTTGCCATTATGTGGTCCCGCAGCGACCGCCGCGCGTCGGTACGCTACGACCGCAAAGCCGACCGCGACGGTGATGCCGAACTCGACTCCTACAACGAGATGCTGGCCGAGCGCCGCTAACTAGTCTCGCTCGATACGCCGAGGGGGAACGTGACCGTAAACGTCGTCCCTTCACCCACGGTAGATTCCACTCCGACTATTCCGTGGTGTTTTGACACGAGCCCCTGAACCAAGGGCAGCCCTAGCCCGGTGCCGGTGATCCCGCGAGCCTCGGCCTCCGGTGCTCGATAGAAACGTTCAAAAATGTGCTCGACGACGTCGGCTGTCATCCCGAGCCCGGAGTCGGAGACGGTCACTACCGCAGCGCTGTCAGTGGAGCTCACTCCGACCTGAATCGACCCGCCTGCCGGAGTGAACTTGATCGCGTTGGTCATCAGGTTGGTGAGGATGCGGTCGAGATCGATCGCCGGAACCGCGACAGTGATCTGGTCGGGAGCCGACAGCGCCACAGCAATCGCGTTGACCTCGGAAAACGGCTCGAGGCTTTGCGCAACTTCTGCAGCCACCTGGGAGAGATTGCTGGTCGAACTCGACTTACTCAGATCGCGCGGTCGTCCGAGTTCTAACAAATCCTCGACGAGGTCAGCCAACCGGCGCGCATTGCGCGCAATCGTTGCCACTGACGAGGCTTGAAACTCGTCGAGCTGCTCTTCTTCTAGCAACTCTACGTAGCCGATGATGCTCGTGATGGGAGTGCGAAGTTCGTGGCTCGCAGACGCCACAAACTCTTCCTTTTGGCGGCTCAGTTCCGTCAGCCGGGCAGTGGCGGCTTGCTCTTGCTCCAAAGCTAGCTGTTGGGCTTCAGCGGTGCGCATTGCCGCCGAGGTATCAACAAATTGGATGCTAAACCGGGTGCCAGCTGACGACGGCAGCTCGGCAACCAACACGTCGACGTCTGAGTGTGCGCTGTCGTTGAGCGGTTGCCAACTGAACTGATCTACTCTCTGACGCACAGCAGTGTTAACCCTCGCGGCAAGCGCGCCATCCCACAGCGTGATTACTTCGCCGTCGCCATCCGGAATCACGTCACTCTCATTGGCGATTACCGCTGACGCCATTTCATTCGATTCCAGTACAACAAATCCATGACGGAATGCCTCGACGATAAGGAGACCCACCCGTGACCCCACGAAGCCGCCGCGCAGAATTGCTTCTCGGTCAGCGAGCCGAGCATTCACGATCCGGTGCTCGTTCTGGGATGACGCTGCCAACAGCACGAAGGAAGTGACGGCCAACAGAAAGATTTGGATCAGGGTCGAGGGGTCGCCACCAACGCCACCTGACTGATCGAATGGCCCGCCGCCTGCTGACGTGAGGAAAGAAATGCTCAAGGCGATTCCGACGACCTCGAATAACGCAACCCTCGTGGGGAATCTGAATGCCGCCCAGGCGATCACGGGTAGGGGCAAGAACGAGAGAGGAAGAGAGCGACCCGGGCCAAAGACATAGAACAACACGGCGACGAGCAGAATGAACTGGATAGTGATTTCGACGATATGCACTTTTGCTAGTTGCTGCGGGGGAATCAGCGCGAACGGCAGGATGATGAGAACGGCCGTGGCATGCGCAGCGCTCACTCCGATCCAGGTCGGCACTAGGGAGCCGCCATCGAAGACCACGATGGTGAGCCCGGCAAGAAGACCGATCACAATGGCTCCGGCCGCTACCGCGATGCAGAGCCGGTAGGCGGTGGCAAGTTGGTCAAGGGCGGGTCGCGCCCGACCACGCTGAGTAAGGATGGCGACCACGATCCAGGCTTCGGATGCATTCGCGATGCCGAAGAAGAGCGAGACGACAAGATCGCGACCTCCCACCATATTTGAGATTGCCGTCACGATGACGATGCCGAGCACGCCCCAAGCCCGATGCGAGCGGTGAAGTCGAAGGACGAGGAGAGTGCTCACACCAGCGGCGGGCCACCAAGCTGCGACGTGCGAGTCGGGCGGGGCAAGAGCAACAAACCCCCAGCCCAGCAGAAACACGACGAATAGTGATATCAGGGTGGATAGCGACGAGATCAAAACTTTGTTCTGAACACCCGGCGTACCTAATTGTGATCCCGACATTGCGGCCCCCAAACTCCGTCTAATGACAGACTAGTGGGGGCGCTTGGGGTACAGCGCTCACGAAGTTAGCCTTTCGGGAGGCGGAGTCATGGCAGTTGTTTTGATCGTCGAAGACGATGAAGATGTGCGGGCGTTGGTCATGCACCGACTTAAACAAGCAGGTCACGAGGTTCTTGTCGAGGCTGATGGCGAGGCTGGACTTGGCGCAGCACGAGCATCCGTTCCTGACTTGGTGATTCTCGATTGGATGATGCCTCGTCGCAACGGGCTCGAGGTGTGTT
Coding sequences:
- a CDS encoding metal ABC transporter permease, with the protein product MTFDEFWSQLAGFEDYGDLLSLVKFSLIAAAVLGIAGGLIGVFVMQRDMAFAVHGISELSFAGAAAALLFGANVVAGSIAGSLVAAILIGMLGAKARDRNSIIGVLMPFGMGLGILFLALYPGRSGNKFGLLTGQIISVDGEQLGLLIVISLVVLGALFVVWRPLTFDSLDPEVAAARGVPSRLLSLGFMVLLGLMVAVAVQIIGALLVMALLVTPAAAAMRVSSSPRMVPVLSMIFGFVAATGGVLLALGGSLPISPYITTISFLIYLVCRVVGARRGRSRQHSVSRASGVQLVTASSRGKS
- a CDS encoding Fur family transcriptional regulator; translated protein: MKRNTWQREAVRDALTESEGFVSAQALHGALRDAGSSIGLATVYRALADLAGAGDADSLQQDGESLFRACTPDSHHHHLICRECGTTVEIKADAVEQWAKNVAAEHGFTQPHHIVDVFGLCPACSST
- the rpmB gene encoding 50S ribosomal protein L28 — translated: MAATCQVTGAIPGFGHAISHSHRRTKRRFDPNIQKKTYYVPSLRRKVTLQLSAKGIKVIDARGIESVVKDLLARGEKI
- the rpmG gene encoding 50S ribosomal protein L33 produces the protein MAKAQDVRPIIKLRSTAGTGYTYVTRKNRRNNPDRLVLKKYDPVVRKHVEFREER
- the rpsN gene encoding 30S ribosomal protein S14, translated to MAKKSKIAKNEQRKVIVARYATRRLELKKALVDPAGTDESREAARLGLQKLPRDASPIRVRGRDAIDGRPRGYLSQFGVSRVRFREMAHRGELPGITKSSW
- a CDS encoding HU family DNA-binding protein, whose amino-acid sequence is MADKSLNRTEFVAAVAAQSGQSQAAVSGVVDAFFAVLSESVGNGVKVSIPGWMAAEQTFREARTGRNPQTGEAIQIKASNGVKLSAGSKLKAAAKG
- a CDS encoding cytochrome c oxidase assembly protein; translation: MLRFSRIAGPAMLLAVAFVVVVAGLQFGGGAQAPILLDPGAVVRWGLPISKLFVNLGLAATIGGLMIAIFAMSPKRDEFNLTLDFAAAGAAVWAVASAFTGFFTFLAVRNQPIDFSSAFGDVLASFLTVTELGQAWLATVLIAAIVTVLCFAVRNMSGLVFVLVLSVAGLIPMALQGHSGGTADHDAATSAIFLHLVFAALWLGGLLAIAIARSTLTKERLTLVLRRYSSIALVSFIVVAASGYVSAEIRVENLSNLLSPYGLLVLVKVFALIVLGLFGAIYRNYAIGRLEKSPRKSRGWFWWIVSAELAFMGLASGAAAALAATPTPVPEIVAADIPDSSPAAYLTGSPLPPPVSASNLFSLWSFDLIWVLICGFAIFFYLAGVWRLHKRGDSWPVHRTVLWVTGMLLLFYITNGGVNVYEGYLFSMHMLGHMTLGMMIPVLLVPGAPITLVMRAVAKRTDGSRGAREWILLIVHSRYMAVIGHPVVAAAIFVVSLWVFYYTPLFRWASTDHVGHEWMIIHFLASGYLFVQALIGVDPSPHRPAFPIRLLILLATMAFHAFFGLGLMTGTGLLLADWYGAMGWDTGVSALQDQRIGGGIAWSVGEIPTISLAIAVAIMWSRSDRRASVRYDRKADRDGDAELDSYNEMLAERR
- a CDS encoding ATP-binding protein, with the protein product MSGSQLGTPGVQNKVLISSLSTLISLFVVFLLGWGFVALAPPDSHVAAWWPAAGVSTLLVLRLHRSHRAWGVLGIVIVTAISNMVGGRDLVVSLFFGIANASEAWIVVAILTQRGRARPALDQLATAYRLCIAVAAGAIVIGLLAGLTIVVFDGGSLVPTWIGVSAAHATAVLIILPFALIPPQQLAKVHIVEITIQFILLVAVLFYVFGPGRSLPLSFLPLPVIAWAAFRFPTRVALFEVVGIALSISFLTSAGGGPFDQSGGVGGDPSTLIQIFLLAVTSFVLLAASSQNEHRIVNARLADREAILRGGFVGSRVGLLIVEAFRHGFVVLESNEMASAVIANESDVIPDGDGEVITLWDGALAARVNTAVRQRVDQFSWQPLNDSAHSDVDVLVAELPSSAGTRFSIQFVDTSAAMRTAEAQQLALEQEQAATARLTELSRQKEEFVASASHELRTPITSIIGYVELLEEEQLDEFQASSVATIARNARRLADLVEDLLELGRPRDLSKSSSTSNLSQVAAEVAQSLEPFSEVNAIAVALSAPDQITVAVPAIDLDRILTNLMTNAIKFTPAGGSIQVGVSSTDSAAVVTVSDSGLGMTADVVEHIFERFYRAPEAEARGITGTGLGLPLVQGLVSKHHGIVGVESTVGEGTTFTVTFPLGVSSETS
- a CDS encoding response regulator transcription factor, translated to MAVVLIVEDDEDVRALVMHRLKQAGHEVLVEADGEAGLGAARASVPDLVILDWMMPRRNGLEVCFELRADPQFAKTRILMLTAKAQEQDIERALAAGADDYVVKPFSSRELLARAAALLSR